One genomic window of Opitutia bacterium includes the following:
- a CDS encoding helicase — protein sequence MQFSLATRTASLSVGEFSDFALGPREAGSGGSAGLWRAQLGQHWHNELRVQTERAHTRDGALAPDVAFEVSIEGRLAHRGWTLTLGGRIDQLVGSTLREIKTVTRPLPADEAELRADYGPYFLQLATYVVLARTKALNSQLSTLNSSALRAELIFVEAGSGLSQTLTLTAFDEALVTHQLDAVVEFLELQSRAAERRHRLNFRSPFPSLRPGQETIHADLAAGFARAPVVLLEAPTGYGKTGCALEFALGELRAARYDRLIWLTGKSTGQLQVVETLRRMTAPPPSNLIGYSAGESHANSGNPIGYPAREPLAFWQVRNKGEHCVNVEFHCVRDNCGYLAGAEERWPASGLSRFYRDPMQARDLDTLRAAGREALICPYEITRTALAFNDVWIGDYNYVFAPDNRGLFFEQPGFDAARTLLIVDEAHNLPSRVADAYSHAAHDGDVRALLAELDHQRAPTPLILAVETWARTLASVSPCEILDGALEADVRDALDRLAELVTTLPLDYAALGPHHSETLWQFAKLNDFLHDTRLRRLLWSRREGELEFTCVDATEAIGESLAAFGGALLMSATLAPFDQFAASCGVPAFATLRAPAPWRHGAYDVAVDLRVSTTLRERTANYPATAATIEQLFGTAGRAVVVFFPSYAYAEAIQRTLAQIGSVVRVSLQPKLPDLAAQAAWVEENLALSDALFLVLGSSFAESIDLLGGRVSHAMVVGPALPEVNAVQRARLDAFSALGRDAAFRRVYQIPGLQKVNQALGRLVRGPGHHAKILLHCRRFAEPSYAGLLDPECQQYREVVTTADLGAWLDGT from the coding sequence ATGCAATTCTCCCTCGCCACCCGGACCGCCAGCCTGAGCGTGGGCGAATTCTCGGACTTCGCCCTCGGCCCGCGCGAAGCCGGCAGCGGTGGCTCCGCCGGCCTCTGGCGCGCGCAACTCGGCCAGCACTGGCACAACGAGCTCCGCGTCCAAACGGAACGCGCCCACACCCGCGATGGCGCGCTCGCGCCCGATGTCGCGTTCGAGGTTTCCATCGAAGGCCGCCTCGCCCACCGCGGCTGGACGCTCACGCTCGGCGGCCGCATCGACCAGCTCGTCGGCTCGACACTGCGCGAGATCAAGACCGTCACGCGTCCGCTCCCCGCCGACGAAGCCGAGCTGCGCGCCGACTACGGCCCCTATTTTCTCCAGCTCGCCACCTACGTCGTCCTCGCGCGGACCAAGGCTCTCAACTCTCAGCTCTCAACTCTCAACTCCTCGGCCCTCCGCGCCGAACTCATCTTCGTCGAAGCCGGCTCCGGCCTCTCGCAAACGCTCACGCTCACCGCCTTCGACGAGGCGCTCGTCACGCACCAGCTCGATGCCGTGGTCGAGTTTCTCGAGCTGCAAAGCCGCGCCGCCGAGCGCCGCCACCGGCTGAACTTCCGTTCGCCGTTCCCCTCGCTCCGCCCCGGGCAGGAAACGATCCACGCCGACCTCGCCGCCGGCTTCGCCCGCGCACCCGTCGTCCTGCTCGAAGCCCCCACCGGCTACGGCAAGACCGGCTGCGCGCTCGAGTTCGCCCTCGGCGAGCTCCGCGCCGCGCGCTACGACCGCCTGATCTGGCTCACCGGCAAATCCACCGGCCAGCTCCAAGTCGTCGAAACCCTCCGCCGGATGACCGCCCCGCCGCCGAGTAACCTAATAGGTTACTCCGCTGGAGAGTCGCACGCCAACTCGGGTAACCCAATAGGTTACCCGGCACGCGAGCCGCTCGCCTTCTGGCAGGTGCGGAACAAGGGCGAGCATTGCGTGAACGTCGAGTTCCACTGCGTGCGCGACAACTGCGGCTACCTCGCCGGCGCCGAGGAGCGCTGGCCGGCGAGCGGCCTCTCCCGCTTCTACCGCGACCCGATGCAAGCGCGCGATCTCGACACTCTGCGCGCCGCCGGACGCGAGGCGTTGATCTGCCCCTACGAGATCACGCGCACCGCGCTCGCGTTCAACGACGTCTGGATCGGCGACTACAACTACGTCTTCGCGCCCGACAACCGCGGCCTCTTCTTCGAGCAGCCGGGCTTCGATGCCGCGCGCACGTTGCTCATCGTCGACGAAGCGCACAACCTGCCCTCGCGCGTCGCCGACGCCTACTCGCATGCCGCCCACGACGGCGACGTGCGCGCGCTCCTCGCCGAACTCGATCACCAACGCGCGCCGACTCCGCTCATCCTCGCCGTCGAAACCTGGGCCCGCACACTCGCCAGCGTTTCGCCCTGCGAAATCCTCGACGGCGCGCTCGAGGCCGATGTGCGCGACGCGCTCGACCGCCTCGCCGAACTCGTCACCACGCTCCCGCTCGACTACGCCGCGCTTGGCCCGCACCACAGCGAGACGCTCTGGCAATTCGCCAAGCTGAACGACTTCCTGCACGACACCCGCCTGCGCCGCCTGCTCTGGTCCCGCCGCGAGGGCGAGCTGGAGTTCACGTGCGTCGACGCCACCGAGGCCATCGGCGAATCGCTCGCGGCTTTCGGCGGCGCGCTCCTGATGTCGGCGACGCTCGCGCCGTTCGATCAATTCGCCGCATCGTGCGGTGTTCCCGCCTTCGCCACGCTGCGGGCGCCCGCGCCGTGGCGCCACGGTGCCTACGACGTCGCGGTCGACCTGCGAGTGTCCACGACGCTGCGCGAGCGCACCGCGAACTACCCAGCCACCGCTGCCACGATCGAGCAGCTCTTCGGCACCGCCGGCCGCGCGGTGGTGGTGTTTTTCCCGTCCTACGCCTACGCCGAGGCCATCCAACGCACACTCGCGCAAATCGGCTCCGTCGTGCGCGTGTCCCTGCAACCCAAGCTCCCCGACCTCGCCGCGCAAGCCGCCTGGGTGGAGGAAAACCTCGCGCTCTCCGACGCGCTGTTCCTCGTGCTCGGCAGCAGTTTTGCGGAGAGCATCGACCTGCTCGGAGGGCGCGTGTCGCACGCCATGGTCGTCGGTCCGGCGTTGCCCGAGGTAAACGCTGTGCAACGCGCGCGCCTCGACGCCTTCAGCGCGCTCGGCCGCGACGCCGCGTTCCGCCGCGTCTACCAGATTCCCGGCCTGCAAAAAGTAAACCAGGCCCTCGGCCGCCTCGTGCGCGGTCCCGGCCATCACGCGAAAATTCTCCTGCACTGTCGCCGCTTCGCCGAACCGAGCTACGCCGGCCTGCTCGACCCCGAGTGCCAGCAGTATCGCGAGGTCGTGACGACGGCCGATCTCGGTGCCTGGCTGGACGGAACCTGA